The proteins below come from a single Spirochaetota bacterium genomic window:
- a CDS encoding alpha/beta hydrolase-fold protein produces MKTKLTILFLVVWMNHIFANVDEFIRNLSNIQDRIGANTLVSNFLSNISLPIVKGDDITFLYFQSRGKSPEGVEIILFLDGKFSTNTMSRVGASDLFMFKTNFGSIKSFEYVFRVIFSETSRRIFNDPYNRVISFRRDLVMNKVSKDTNDSMIITYDIEPKTQISKLEKRKLWIYLPPNYHSSKQSYPVLYMQDGQNVWDGNSLPFGGWKVNTIIEKLVNEGKIEPVIVVGIANSGERPKEYVGFSTLYGMQVSETQKQLVIENQNKSLAYMDFVVNEVMPFVETNFRVKKGRDNTAVAGSSFGAGVSLYIAFNHPDKFGLVGSLSGGHYPTNSPQFQQKPYKVFDYLIEQKLPQKPNLKIFLSCGTTDIDAMFVKETEKMHNALVSRGWKEKENLYYLISTNKGHNEATWAEQLPEMLTFFFGKKR; encoded by the coding sequence ATGAAAACAAAACTAACAATACTATTTCTTGTAGTCTGGATGAACCATATCTTTGCTAATGTGGATGAGTTTATAAGGAATTTAAGCAATATCCAAGATAGGATAGGTGCCAACACTCTTGTGAGTAATTTTCTATCAAACATTAGCCTACCAATTGTGAAAGGTGATGATATAACATTCCTTTACTTTCAATCAAGAGGTAAATCACCAGAAGGAGTTGAGATAATACTGTTTTTGGATGGGAAGTTTTCAACTAATACTATGAGCAGAGTCGGTGCAAGTGATTTATTCATGTTTAAGACTAACTTTGGTAGCATCAAGTCCTTTGAATATGTGTTTAGAGTAATATTTTCAGAGACTTCAAGAAGGATTTTTAACGATCCTTACAATAGAGTTATATCATTCAGAAGGGATCTTGTTATGAATAAGGTAAGTAAAGACACCAATGACAGTATGATAATAACTTACGACATAGAACCTAAAACACAGATATCTAAACTTGAAAAGAGGAAGTTATGGATATATCTACCACCTAACTATCACTCTTCAAAGCAGTCCTATCCAGTTTTGTATATGCAGGATGGTCAGAATGTATGGGATGGTAATTCACTACCGTTTGGGGGATGGAAGGTTAATACAATCATTGAAAAACTGGTAAATGAAGGTAAGATTGAACCAGTGATAGTGGTAGGAATAGCCAACTCTGGTGAAAGACCAAAAGAGTATGTAGGGTTCTCAACCTTGTATGGTATGCAAGTTAGTGAAACACAAAAACAACTTGTCATTGAAAATCAGAACAAATCACTTGCTTATATGGATTTCGTTGTGAATGAGGTCATGCCTTTCGTTGAGACAAACTTTAGAGTGAAGAAAGGAAGAGATAATACTGCAGTTGCAGGTTCAAGTTTTGGTGCTGGTGTCTCTCTTTACATTGCGTTCAACCATCCCGACAAATTCGGTCTTGTAGGTTCTCTATCTGGAGGACACTATCCAACAAACTCACCACAGTTCCAGCAAAAGCCATACAAGGTTTTTGACTACCTCATAGAACAAAAACTACCACAGAAACCTAACCTTAAGATATTCCTATCCTGTGGGACAACGGACATAGACGCTATGTTTGTAAAAGAAACAGAGAAGATGCATAACGCTTTAGTAAGTAGAGGTTGGAAGGAGAAGGAAAATCTTTACTATCTAATATCAACCAACAAGGGACATAACGAGGCAACCTGGGCTGAACAACTACCTGAAATGCTTACCTTCTTCTTCGGAAAGAAGAGATAA